The following proteins come from a genomic window of Candidatus Woesearchaeota archaeon:
- a CDS encoding biotin transporter BioY: MNMALNKNKSIYDLLFAHSNIFLEMLMVLSSIFFMAIMANLRIPLWPIPITMQTFGVFLIAFFFGSRKGFLAILSYLAAGLFGFAVFAGYNSGTGAFIGPTGGYLVGFLFMALFVGLMIEKGYGRTRKSVLLCMLAGNLILYAFGLTGLWLYFGKISILKLLSIGLFPFLIGDLFKSITAAALFPYLWKGAEKITQ, translated from the coding sequence ATGAACATGGCTTTGAACAAAAACAAATCTATTTACGATTTATTATTTGCCCATAGCAATATTTTCCTGGAAATGCTTATGGTTTTATCAAGCATCTTCTTTATGGCAATTATGGCAAATTTAAGAATTCCCTTATGGCCAATTCCCATAACTATGCAGACATTTGGTGTGTTTTTGATAGCCTTCTTCTTTGGCTCCAGAAAAGGTTTTTTGGCAATTTTATCATATTTAGCAGCAGGCTTATTCGGCTTTGCAGTATTTGCGGGCTATAATTCAGGAACAGGGGCATTTATTGGTCCCACAGGGGGCTATCTAGTTGGGTTTCTTTTTATGGCACTATTCGTTGGTCTAATGATAGAAAAAGGCTATGGCAGGACAAGGAAAAGCGTACTTCTTTGCATGTTAGCAGGCAATCTAATCCTGTACGCATTCGGCCTAACCGGACTCTGGCTGTATTTTGGTAAAATTTCTATCTTAAAATTACTAAGCATCGGTTTATTTCCTTTCCTTATTGGTGACCTTTTTAAATCCATAACAGCAGCAGCACTCTTTCCTTATTTATGGAAAGGCGCGGAGAAGATTACCCAATAA
- a CDS encoding biotin/lipoyl-binding protein produces MEELKVDIDGKEHLVKIEEEGDRLRIYLNGQSYEVETALKKEQEDYDFEKSKRDAKTGEIRANIPGIIFSIDVKEGQDVKKGQKLVSLLAMKMENQILSPAKGKVKEIKVKKNDKVNKGDLLLIIG; encoded by the coding sequence ATGGAAGAGCTGAAAGTAGATATAGACGGCAAGGAGCATTTAGTTAAAATAGAGGAAGAGGGGGATAGACTGAGGATTTACCTGAATGGGCAGAGCTATGAAGTGGAGACTGCACTGAAAAAAGAACAGGAAGATTATGATTTTGAAAAATCCAAGAGAGACGCCAAAACAGGAGAGATAAGGGCAAATATACCCGGGATTATCTTCTCTATAGATGTCAAGGAAGGTCAGGATGTGAAGAAAGGACAGAAATTGGTCTCTTTACTAGCTATGAAAATGGAGAACCAGATACTGAGCCCGGCCAAAGGAAAGGTAAAGGAAATAAAAGTGAAGAAGAACGATAAAGTGAATAAGGGGGATTTGTTGCTGATTATTGGGTAA
- a CDS encoding YbgC/FadM family acyl-CoA thioesterase, protein MEIKVNLNKLEFRVRYSHTDHFGVIYYGRYLDWLEAGRTEILRENGISYADYEKRGLFAPVVKLEIEYKKPAKYDEIIVLETRIERIGNSSVEFSYKLYRKGDNALVAGGKTVNVFIKKNGEKARVPDDVRNILED, encoded by the coding sequence TTGGAGATTAAGGTGAACCTAAACAAACTTGAATTCAGGGTAAGATATTCCCATACAGACCATTTCGGAGTTATTTATTACGGGAGGTACCTTGACTGGCTTGAGGCAGGCAGGACAGAAATATTAAGGGAGAATGGAATAAGCTATGCAGATTATGAAAAAAGGGGGCTGTTTGCGCCTGTTGTTAAGCTGGAAATTGAATATAAAAAGCCAGCAAAGTATGATGAGATTATTGTTCTTGAAACAAGAATAGAGAGGATAGGTAATTCAAGCGTTGAATTCAGCTATAAGCTTTACAGGAAAGGCGATAATGCTTTGGTTGCAGGTGGAAAGACAGTTAATGTCTTCATCAAAAAGAATGGGGAGAAGGCAAGAGTCCCTGATGATGTGAGGAATATACTAGAGGATTGA
- a CDS encoding YjbQ family protein: protein MRSYRKELWLETSKRRELINITPEIEHAVKESNIEDGFCLVNAMHITASVFINDDEPGLHKDFEKWLEKLAPEKPYSQYEHNGAEDNGDAHLKRTIMGREVVVAVSSGKLDFGPWEQIFYGEFDGMRRKRVLVKIIGD, encoded by the coding sequence ATGCGATCCTACAGAAAAGAGCTGTGGCTTGAAACGAGCAAAAGAAGGGAGCTGATAAATATCACCCCTGAGATCGAGCACGCGGTAAAAGAGTCAAATATCGAGGACGGATTTTGCCTGGTTAATGCAATGCACATAACTGCTTCTGTTTTCATCAATGATGACGAGCCGGGCCTTCATAAAGACTTCGAAAAATGGCTTGAGAAGCTGGCCCCTGAAAAGCCTTATTCGCAATACGAGCATAATGGGGCTGAAGATAATGGGGATGCCCACCTGAAAAGAACTATCATGGGAAGGGAAGTAGTGGTTGCTGTGAGCAGTGGAAAGCTTGATTTCGGGCCATGGGAGCAGATATTCTACGGGGAGTTTGACGGAATGAGAAGAAAAAGAGTGCTGGTTAAGATTATTGGAGATTAA
- a CDS encoding biotin--[acetyl-CoA-carboxylase] ligase codes for MTKIRSGCSWAGRKLFLMRMFNFYYLDKVDSTNKAAQDYGYNSVIIAKEQASGKGRFARTWDSRPGGLWFSVVLENRREAFEYTFIAALAVLKVLRHLKISTEIKWPNDVVVAGKKICGILPEVVSQGDKGKMILGIGINVNNKIPSFLRKSAVSLKEIKGSEFNLGLLVKKIIAKIQELDKYSSEKILIEYKKNCSVLGKEVKAKSLKGIIYGKAIGINKDGRLIIENKGRKLKLNEADVSIL; via the coding sequence ATGACAAAAATTCGCAGTGGGTGCAGCTGGGCAGGCAGGAAGCTGTTTTTAATGAGAATGTTTAATTTCTATTATCTGGATAAAGTTGATTCTACAAACAAAGCTGCACAGGATTACGGTTATAATTCTGTCATAATAGCCAAAGAACAAGCTTCCGGAAAAGGAAGGTTTGCTCGTACATGGGATTCTCGCCCCGGTGGGTTATGGTTCTCTGTAGTGTTGGAAAACAGAAGGGAAGCATTCGAATATACATTTATAGCTGCCTTGGCAGTTTTAAAAGTTCTTCGTCATTTGAAAATCAGCACTGAGATCAAATGGCCTAATGATGTGGTTGTTGCAGGCAAAAAAATCTGCGGCATTCTGCCTGAAGTTGTCAGCCAGGGAGATAAAGGAAAAATGATTTTGGGCATCGGAATAAATGTGAACAATAAAATCCCTTCTTTTCTGAGAAAATCTGCCGTTTCCTTAAAAGAGATAAAAGGCAGTGAATTCAATTTAGGTTTGCTCGTTAAAAAGATTATTGCAAAAATACAGGAACTGGATAAATATAGCTCTGAAAAAATTTTAATCGAATACAAAAAGAATTGTTCTGTTCTCGGAAAAGAAGTTAAAGCCAAATCCCTTAAAGGCATTATTTACGGCAAAGCCATTGGCATTAACAAAGACGGAAGATTGATTATTGAAAATAAAGGCAGGAAATTAAAGCTTAACGAAGCCGACGTATCAATCCTCTAG